In one Camelus ferus isolate YT-003-E chromosome 14, BCGSAC_Cfer_1.0, whole genome shotgun sequence genomic region, the following are encoded:
- the LOC102520324 gene encoding LOW QUALITY PROTEIN: glutamate dehydrogenase 1, mitochondrial-like (The sequence of the model RefSeq protein was modified relative to this genomic sequence to represent the inferred CDS: inserted 3 bases in 2 codons), translated as MPCNGGIRYSADVSVDEVKALASLMTYKYVMVDVPFGGAKAGVKVNPKNYTNNELEKIARRFTXGLIGPGIDVPAPDMSTGEWEMSWIADTCASTIGHYDINAHACVTGKPICQGGIHGRISATGQGVFYGIENFINEASYMSILGMTPGLXNKTFVVQEFGDEGLHTMRYLHRFSGKCVGVGESDGSIYNPRGIDPKELENFKLQHGTILGFLKARIYEGGILEADCDILILAAGEKELTKSNAPRVKAKVIAEGANGPTTPETDKIFLERNIMFIPDLYLNAGGVTVLYFEWLKNLNHVSYGRLTFRYERDSNYNLLMSVQESLERKFRKHGGTIPIVPTVEFQDRISGASEEDIVYSGLAYTMEPPARQIMCTAMKHNLRLDLMMDAYINTVEKACRVYNDTGVTIT; from the exons CTCTGATGACATATAAGTATGTAATGGTTGATGTGCCATTTGGGGGTGCCAAAGCTGGTGTTAAGGTCAACCCCAAGAACTATACCAATAATGAATTGGAAAAAATTGCTAGGAGGTTCA ATGGCTTGATTGGTCCTGGCATTGATGTGCCTGCCCCAGACATGAGCACAGGCGAATGGGAGATGTCCTGGATTGCTGACACCTGTGCCAGCACCATAGGGCACTATGACATTAATGCCCACGCCTGTGTTACTGGTAAGCCCATCTGTCAGGGTGGAATCCACGGACGGATCTCTGCCACTGGTCAGGGAGTTTTCTATGGGATAGAAAACTTCATCAATGAAGCTTCTTACATGAGTATTTTAGGAATGACCCCAGGGTT AAATAAGACATTTGTTGTTCAGGAATTTGGTGACGAGGGCCTGCACACTATGAGATATTTACATCGTTTCAGTGGAAAATGTGTTGGTGTTGGTGAATCTGATGGGAGCATATATAATCCACGTGGTATTGACCCAAAAGAACTAGAAAACTTCAAATTGCAACATGGAACAATCCTGGGCTTCCTCAAGGCAAGGATCTATGAAGGGGGTATCTTGGAGGCTGACTGTGACATCTTGATCCTCGCTGCCGGTGAGAAGGAGCTGACCAAGTCCAATGCACCCAGAGTCAAAGCCAAGGTCATTGCTGAAGGTGCCAATGGACCAACAACTCCAGAAACTGATAAAATTTTCCTGGAAAGGAACATTATGTTTATTCCAGATCTCTACTTGAATGCTGGAGGAGTGACAGTGTTATACTTTGAGTGGCTGAAGAATCTGAATCATGTCAGCTATGGCCGTTTGACTTTCAGATATGAAAGGGATTCTAACTACAACTTGCTCATGTCTGTTCAAGAGAGtttggaaagaaaattcagaaagcatGGTGGAACCATTCCCATTGTACCCACAGTGGAGTTCCAAGACAGGATATCAGGTGCCTCTGAGGAAGACATTGTGTACTCTGGCTTAGCTTACACTATGGAGCCACCTGCCAGGCAAATCATGTGCACGGCCATGAAGCATAACCTGAGATTGGACCTGATGATGGATGCCTACATCAACACTGTTGAGAAAGCCTGCAGGGTGTACAATGATACTGGTGTGACCATCACATAG